A genomic window from Streptomyces sp. HUAS YS2 includes:
- a CDS encoding DUF1272 domain-containing protein — protein sequence MALEMREICERCEKTTLPADGPARICTYECTFCVACSEAMDDVCPNCGGELVPRPRRATT from the coding sequence ATGGCTCTGGAAATGCGCGAGATCTGCGAACGCTGCGAGAAGACGACCCTGCCCGCCGACGGCCCCGCCCGGATCTGCACGTACGAGTGCACCTTCTGCGTGGCCTGCAGCGAGGCCATGGACGACGTGTGCCCCAACTGCGGTGGCGAGCTCGTGCCCCGGCC